CGATGTTGAGATCTGAGCACTCGCGGCTGGGTTTCATGGGAAGTGATATCGGGCGTTTTGCTCTACGTAGCGGCTGTGCGGGGGCGCCCGGTGTGGCGTAGGCTCGCATGGATGGCGTTTTTTCTTTGGCTGCGAAGTTGGGCTGGGTTCATCTAGGAAGGAAAAGGGAGAAAGCGAGGGGACGGCTCAAGCTGTTGCgcagaggcgaggcgagaagcgaggcgtgcgtgtgtgcatTAGAAGAAAAGAGCTGCCCCGTCGGCAGTCGAGTCGATACATGACGACTCGAGTACAAAAACACAAAGGACTATTCCAAAATTACCAAGGCCCGATGGCCCAGAGCCTGTCTACAATGCATTATCAATGTTTTGTGATGCCAGTGGGGTGCTGTTTGCGCACCAGCGGGGACCGCCGTCCGTCTGGCCACGTCTCTATCCATGCCAACCTCAGTCGCTCTTGTCTATGGGCGCGCGCTCGTGCAGGTAGTCCAGCTTGTTCTGCCAGAACCGGCGGTAGACAAACATGAACTTGAAGaggagctggcgggcgatgACGTGCATGACGAAGCCCATGGTCTCACGCGTGGTGGCCGGCCGAGTAGGCGTGGTGGCCCTGCCGTCAAGCTGGTCCTCGTAGCGGCGGCAGACGGAGAGGTAGAGCTTGGGGTCGTCGgtgatgacgccgtcgacgagccgggGGCCGCggagggaagaagaagaagcggaggaggacgaagaagaggaggactGGTTCTGGCGGATGCACCACTCCATGCCACGCTCCGTGTTGACGGTCCAGACGAAGAgggagcggccgcgggcgcggacggcaCGCATAaaggcgcggccgcggaggggggcgaggagggcggcctgggcgacgtTGAAGGCGAGGTCCGGGACGGGGAAGAAGTGGCGGGCGTAGGAGAGGGAGTAGCCGATGTGGGCGAGGGGGAAGCCGGGgagggcctggctggcggcctcgatgagggcggcctgTACGGATGCGCGCGGGAGAGCGTTAGTTACCGGGGGAGGTTTCAACATACATGGTTGGACCAAACTGATAGAATAGATGGAAGAAATGAGGAGGGAAGGGGTTCAACAACGTACGTTCCAgcagccgaggaggatgcgcTGCTCCCAGGggatggcgctgctgggaggGACCTGCGctatggcggcggcgatggcgcgcaTGAGGGCgcgcggctcgtcgtcgatctACTCGCTCTCActcaggtcaggtcaggttCTTCTACGACTTCTTTCCATCTTGGCGGGGGTCGACGCGCAAAGAACAAGTCCGGGAAGATGAAAACCAAAGGGAGGCAAAGGCTTGGGAAGGGGTCGTGGCAGGGCTATCTCACCTTGATGTCGAGCAGGACCCAGAGTTTGGCCCGCgtgcgcgcctcgtcctcgtcctcctccgcctcctcatcgtcgctgccgccggagacgaggaggcccgggccggcgacgagccaggTGAGAAAGTCGCGGAACCTGAGCATGCGCTGGGTCGGGTCGCTGAGCATCCCGAGGGTGGAGAGGTAGGCCCAGTCGCAGTCGCTGATGTTCTTGTCGATGCCGAAGCAGCGCTTGAGACTGGGATCCTGTtgcaggccgtggcccgGTGGGTTTAGCTTTGTTCCTGTCTTTCTCATCGCCTCCCCTCTTCTCTACGGTCGGcctctt
Above is a genomic segment from Purpureocillium takamizusanense chromosome 2, complete sequence containing:
- the GDPD1 gene encoding Lysophospholipase D gdpd1 (EggNog:ENOG50KOG2258~COG:C), with the protein product MLSDPTQRMLRFRDFLTWLVAGPGLLVSGGSDDEEAEEDEDEARTRAKLWVLLDIKIDDEPRALMRAIAAAIAQVPPSSAIPWEQRILLGCWNAALIEAASQALPGFPLAHIGYSLSYARHFFPVPDLAFNVAQAALLAPLRGRAFMRAVRARGRSLFVWTVNTERGMEWCIRQNQSSSSSSSSASSSSLRGPRLVDGVITDDPKLYLSVCRRYEDQLDGRATTPTRPATTRETMGFVMHVIARQLLFKFMFVYRRFWQNKLDYLHERAPIDKSD